TAATGATCATGGAAGGTCGGGCGTTTGCACCACCCCGAATACCATggcttgagcttctcggcAATCTTGTCGTTTTCCACTTGACTGTCGATAAAGGCTCGGATTATTTCAGCTCGTGGGATGTCCAACTCGAACATTGACTCGAGGTGCTGCGGCAGAGTATCCTGAGTGACGATTTTCGGCCCACCAATGACGCCTGCGAAGGCACGCGTCTCTGTCCAGCCATCATTCACAAGATCCACGGGAAGCGGATCGTTTGTTATGAAATGGTTGAagttctttctccttctgtgTTGCCAGCCTGGGTGGCTTGTAATTTGAGCCCACTCGTTCAGGTCTGTCTCCTTCTGGTTTCGGGGACCTACGAAAGAAGGGGTGCGTTGAACCACATACAGATGTTTTGCCCATTTCGCCACCTCTGGAATTACTTGAACTCCTGTGGCGCCAGTACCAACAACCGCCACCGTCTTATCTCGCAACAATGTCAAATCCTGCACTTCCGGTGACCCACCCGTGCACTTGTAATCCCAGCGAGAAGTATGAAAGACATGATTGTTGCGTTCAAAGGCATCAAATCCTGGGGCACGAGGAAGGCGGGGTACAATAAAGGGGCCTTTTGATGCGAAGACGAACTGGGCTTTCACAGTGAAATTCGTTATTCCTTGTTCCGGGCCCCGGTTTTGACTCATGATGACAATCCAGCGAGCAGACCCTTCATCCCAATCCATGCGCTTCACCGTCGTAGAGAACATGGATCTGCATCCTATGTGTGATGCAATGCGTTCGGACTGCTGTCGGATCTCTGTACCATAGGAGTATCGATGCTTGGGCATGTACCCAGTTTCCTCAAGCAAAGGCAGGTAGATATATCCTTCCACATCGCACATGAGACCTGGATACCGATTCCAGTACCACGTACCCCCTACTCCTCCggcaacatcaacaacacagATGTCACGTCCCAAGACTCCTGTCTCAAACACGCGGTAGGCAAATGATAGACCCGCATGCCCTCCACCAATGACAAGAAACTTGATCTCATCCTTGTCTTTCAGGTCCGGTTCCTTGTTCGCAATGTCGTCGTAGTTGATCCAACAATCTTTGTTTAGATGCGCAAACTGCTCATCATGGAGATCCACGTATTGCATCGGGCCATCCAAACGTAATCGCTTGAGGCGTTCCGACTCGTAGATCTCTTTCAAGTGGTGGAAATCCATTGTAATAGCTCTGTGAATTGTTGCTCAGAAAGACACCCGATTTCGTTCCGAAATAGAAAGTTGCTTTTCATATTCAACACCGTTGAGCGAGCTAGGTTTTATATCCCAAGGTCCCTGTCTCTTGGGCTAGATGACATAAGCGGGGCTTTTGGGCTACAAAGCTGTATGAAGACAGCCTGGTGT
This window of the Aspergillus flavus chromosome 8, complete sequence genome carries:
- a CDS encoding putative monooxygenase yields the protein MDFHHLKEIYESERLKRLRLDGPMQYVDLHDEQFAHLNKDCWINYDDIANKEPDLKDKDEIKFLVIGGGHAGLSFAYRVFETGVLGRDICVVDVAGGVGGTWYWNRYPGLMCDVEGYIYLPLLEETGYMPKHRYSYGTEIRQQSERIASHIGCRSMFSTTVKRMDWDEGSARWIVIMSQNRGPEQGITNFTVKAQFVFASKGPFIVPRLPRAPGFDAFERNNHVFHTSRWDYKCTGGSPEVQDLTLLRDKTVAVVGTGATGVQVIPEVAKWAKHLYVVQRTPSFVGPRNQKETDLNEWAQITSHPGWQHRRRKNFNHFITNDPLPVDLVNDGWTETRAFAGVIGGPKIVTQDTLPQHLESMFELDIPRAEIIRAFIDSQVENDKIAEKLKPWYSGWCKRPTFHDHYLATFNRPNVTLLDTNGKGLEEYTSSGIVVGGVEYKVDILILATGFSSSRSKDRGLEDALGGPVVGRNGRSLGEKWASPQVGGLYGIMTEGFPNLFFPGGAASPNLSSSYDITARFSAYLIKQAMEKMSNCSTILIEPTLGGEEHYTKEVVKRALYFAVLKTCTPGYFTHDGAIALPKSAEETARDLRKAPWGEGIVKYQHMVESLQVEGRTDGFNISSA